A region of Salirhabdus salicampi DNA encodes the following proteins:
- a CDS encoding N-acetylmuramoyl-L-alanine amidase, which produces MKTRWTILAFILFALTSCSGKDKNMMPNELEFTPHSQKLTELEMLVPESTGDGMELLRFYQGREVQKQSNPDIPDRGQVLEVDAEDSKEHDSTKRYSETNIKVKNMLLPEENSEQREEDISHVVIHFISNVANNPNNPYDINDVYSIFSTYGLSVHYLIDRQGVIYRLVPEERKAYHAGSSGQLPQFPQLDGNLNEHSIGIELMAIGTKEEMTSMISEELYERIDPRLIGYTEEQYGSLKALIQDIVSRYPKVKNNRDHIVGHDEYAPHRKNDPGSLFEWSKIGF; this is translated from the coding sequence ATGAAAACACGGTGGACAATCCTAGCCTTTATTCTATTTGCGTTAACAAGTTGTTCTGGAAAAGATAAAAATATGATGCCTAACGAACTAGAGTTCACCCCTCACAGTCAGAAACTCACGGAACTTGAAATGTTAGTCCCTGAAAGCACAGGGGATGGTATGGAATTGCTACGATTTTATCAAGGTAGAGAAGTGCAGAAACAATCAAACCCTGATATTCCGGATAGGGGACAGGTACTGGAAGTGGATGCTGAAGACAGTAAAGAACATGATAGCACGAAACGATATAGTGAAACGAATATAAAGGTGAAAAATATGTTGTTGCCTGAAGAAAATTCTGAACAAAGGGAAGAAGACATTTCCCATGTCGTTATCCACTTTATTAGCAACGTAGCAAATAATCCGAATAATCCTTATGATATAAATGATGTGTATTCCATCTTTTCTACCTATGGACTATCTGTTCATTATTTAATTGATCGCCAGGGAGTCATATATCGGCTTGTTCCCGAAGAAAGAAAAGCATATCATGCTGGTTCTTCAGGTCAACTTCCTCAATTTCCGCAATTAGATGGCAATTTGAATGAACATTCAATTGGGATCGAATTAATGGCGATTGGAACGAAGGAAGAAATGACTTCGATGATATCTGAGGAGTTATATGAGCGAATAGATCCCCGGTTGATTGGCTATACAGAAGAACAATATGGATCATTAAAAGCATTAATTCAAGATATCGTCAGTCGTTATCCGAAGGTGAAAAATAACCGTGACCATATTGTCGGACATGATGAATACGCTCCTCATCGAAAAAACGACCCTGGTTCATTGTTTGAGTGGTCAAAGATAGGATTTTAA
- a CDS encoding DUF3105 domain-containing protein encodes MRKLTLLFMVVLLSACSDESIEGVESFDDDGNEHLQDVSDFNPNDYSSDPPTSGPHMGNLVKAGYYEEIIPDPYLIHNLEDGYIVIYYNEGSIGHIKEDLQQLAEESKGHSGVVVVPRSGIEEEVILTAWTKMLRMNDFDREKAEQFIKKYIGIDHH; translated from the coding sequence ATGCGAAAACTAACATTACTATTCATGGTTGTTTTGCTCTCTGCATGTTCAGATGAGTCTATTGAAGGTGTCGAAAGTTTTGATGATGATGGAAATGAACATTTACAAGACGTTAGTGATTTCAACCCAAATGATTATTCATCAGATCCGCCCACATCAGGACCACATATGGGGAATTTAGTGAAGGCTGGTTATTATGAGGAAATTATTCCAGATCCATATTTAATTCATAATTTAGAAGATGGATATATTGTCATTTATTATAATGAAGGTTCAATTGGTCACATTAAAGAAGACTTGCAACAATTGGCTGAAGAATCGAAAGGTCATAGTGGCGTTGTTGTCGTTCCGAGGTCCGGAATTGAAGAAGAGGTTATTTTAACTGCTTGGACAAAGATGCTTCGAATGAATGACTTCGATCGAGAGAAAGCTGAACAATTCATAAAAAAATATATCGGCATTGACCATCATTAA
- a CDS encoding histidinol-phosphatase HisJ family protein, translated as MLTDYHVHMIETGEFSIDYLKQYIEKARKEGIQEIGISEHAYFFEETSDIISNPWIDNRRGLKFADYYQLFKEAEKEGLPIKMGIEMDYTPGKEKEMEQFINRYPFDYVIGSVHWIGDWGIDLQIYRDEYEKRDLYEAYEQYYDQIVTLAESKLFSFVGHIDLIKIFSYKPDDSQFIEQQYDRVVEALATSGTCIEISTAGLRKPVGEIYPDPLLLKKCYEAGVGIVLCSDAHAPKHVGYAYNQSLQLAKSVGYKEIQVFTNRERKAYPLG; from the coding sequence ATGCTGACGGATTATCATGTACATATGATTGAAACGGGCGAGTTTTCGATTGATTATTTAAAACAATATATTGAAAAGGCGAGAAAAGAAGGCATTCAGGAGATCGGAATTTCGGAGCATGCTTACTTTTTTGAAGAGACTTCCGATATTATTTCCAACCCGTGGATCGACAATCGACGCGGATTAAAGTTCGCTGACTATTATCAGCTTTTTAAAGAGGCGGAAAAAGAAGGGCTTCCAATTAAAATGGGAATTGAAATGGATTACACCCCAGGGAAAGAGAAGGAAATGGAACAATTCATAAATCGCTACCCGTTTGATTATGTGATTGGTTCTGTACATTGGATTGGTGATTGGGGAATCGATTTACAAATATATCGTGACGAGTACGAAAAACGGGATTTATATGAAGCGTATGAACAATACTACGATCAAATTGTGACGTTAGCAGAGTCAAAACTGTTTAGCTTTGTCGGCCATATTGATTTAATTAAAATCTTTTCTTATAAACCGGATGATTCACAATTCATCGAACAGCAGTATGATCGAGTGGTGGAAGCGTTAGCTACGTCAGGCACATGTATTGAAATTAGTACGGCTGGCTTGCGTAAACCAGTTGGTGAGATTTATCCTGATCCCTTATTGTTAAAGAAATGTTATGAAGCAGGAGTAGGAATTGTTCTTTGTTCTGATGCCCATGCGCCAAAACATGTTGGTTATGCATATAATCAATCGTTGCAATTGGCAAAGTCAGTTGGATATAAAGAAATTCAAGTGTTTACCAATCGAGAGCGAAAAGCATATCCGTTAGGGTAA
- a CDS encoding GNAT family N-acetyltransferase — MKFTIRPITENDISPVQQIARRSWNETYDGIIPKDIQERFISFAYSNEMMQKRVEKSIMYVAEVNEKVVGFANFSPINTAGFTELDAIYLDSQYHGNGIGTSLLEEGLKQLHHANKVYVNVEKENDSGVHFYYAKGFEVESEYEDNFDGHKLQTVRMVKHL; from the coding sequence ATGAAGTTTACAATACGTCCAATTACAGAAAACGATATATCGCCAGTTCAACAGATTGCGAGAAGAAGCTGGAATGAGACATATGACGGAATCATTCCAAAAGACATACAAGAACGGTTTATTTCCTTCGCTTACAGTAATGAAATGATGCAAAAGAGAGTCGAGAAATCCATTATGTACGTTGCCGAAGTAAACGAAAAAGTCGTCGGATTTGCAAACTTCTCTCCCATAAATACAGCCGGTTTTACTGAACTTGATGCGATTTATTTAGATTCTCAATACCACGGAAACGGAATTGGTACCTCATTGTTAGAAGAGGGCCTAAAACAGTTACATCACGCAAATAAAGTATACGTAAATGTGGAGAAAGAAAACGATAGTGGAGTCCACTTTTATTACGCTAAGGGATTTGAAGTGGAATCCGAATATGAGGACAACTTCGATGGTCATAAGTTACAAACAGTTCGGATGGTTAAACATTTGTAA
- a CDS encoding GNAT family N-acetyltransferase has product MLFETERIYFRKLEKKDISILHRWQNDPEVYVNMSDSFDLYSLEDIETFYEKIKDGKNYIIVEKKTNKEIGRVALPFLNFEQQNTEILIMIGEKDYWGKGYGKEAFQLLLKYIFNELNLHRATLKVFSFNNKAVEMYEKFGFKIEGKLRESLYRNGKWHDIYVMGLLKKEYVKEGT; this is encoded by the coding sequence ATGTTGTTTGAGACTGAACGAATTTATTTTAGAAAGTTAGAAAAAAAGGATATATCCATCCTTCATCGTTGGCAAAATGATCCAGAAGTATATGTAAATATGAGTGATTCTTTTGATTTATATAGTTTAGAAGATATAGAAACGTTTTATGAAAAAATCAAGGATGGAAAGAACTATATCATTGTTGAGAAAAAAACAAATAAAGAGATTGGTAGAGTGGCATTACCCTTTCTTAATTTTGAACAACAAAATACTGAAATTTTAATAATGATCGGTGAAAAGGATTATTGGGGAAAAGGATACGGTAAGGAAGCATTTCAATTACTTTTAAAATACATATTCAATGAGCTTAATTTACATCGTGCTACTCTAAAAGTATTTTCGTTTAATAACAAAGCAGTTGAAATGTATGAAAAATTTGGTTTCAAAATTGAAGGGAAACTAAGGGAGTCACTATATAGAAACGGAAAATGGCACGATATTTATGTGATGGGATTATTAAAAAAGGAATATGTAAAAGAAGGGACATAG
- the serA gene encoding phosphoglycerate dehydrogenase — MSYNVLITDPLSEEGIQPLKQAEHVNVTIKTSLSKEELISMIGDYDALLVRSQTQVTREVFQAAEKLKVVGRAGVGVDNIDLDAATEHGVIVVNAPDGNTNSAAEHTIAMLMSLARKIPQAFYALKQKKWDRKSHVGVELRDKTLGIIGMGRIGAEVAYRAKGQRMNVIAYDPFLTKEQAKKMGINYGTFDEVLEVADFITVHTPLLKETRHMINADAFRKMKDGVKMINCARGGIIDEDALYEAIVAGKVAGAALDVFEEEPATDLKLLELQQVIATPHLGASTVEAQENVAIDVSKDVINILQGGPAQNPVNLPSVSPEVMKEIEPYFDLSEKIGAFISRLANEFIEEISIYYSGSLTEVNVTPLTRNTIKGILQRHLGNHVNSVNAIYFANKKGMTVNEHKTTQTKGFTNLITVEVKTETGEKRVAGTVLNGLGPRIVKVDDYTVDVTPVGHMVLIRHKDQPGAIGRVGTLLAQYDVNIATMQVGRSNIGGDAIMMLSVDKAVDHSHLNAILELSDIYEAKAIQL; from the coding sequence ATGTCTTATAACGTACTGATTACAGATCCATTAAGCGAAGAAGGAATCCAACCGTTAAAACAGGCTGAACACGTTAATGTTACGATCAAAACATCTTTATCTAAAGAAGAACTCATTTCGATGATTGGGGACTATGATGCCTTACTCGTACGCAGTCAAACGCAAGTGACGCGAGAGGTCTTTCAAGCAGCAGAAAAGCTAAAAGTCGTTGGGCGTGCCGGTGTAGGTGTTGATAACATCGACCTTGATGCTGCAACTGAACATGGAGTCATCGTTGTAAATGCCCCTGACGGAAATACGAACTCAGCTGCAGAACATACAATTGCGATGCTCATGTCATTAGCACGAAAAATTCCACAAGCATTCTATGCGTTAAAACAGAAAAAGTGGGATAGAAAATCCCATGTCGGTGTGGAATTAAGAGATAAAACTTTAGGCATTATCGGGATGGGGAGAATTGGTGCTGAAGTAGCATACCGAGCGAAAGGTCAACGAATGAACGTCATTGCCTACGATCCCTTTTTAACAAAGGAGCAAGCAAAGAAAATGGGCATAAACTACGGTACCTTTGACGAAGTGTTAGAGGTTGCCGATTTCATTACTGTTCATACACCATTATTAAAAGAAACGAGACATATGATCAATGCTGACGCCTTTCGTAAAATGAAAGACGGTGTAAAAATGATTAACTGTGCACGAGGGGGAATTATAGATGAAGATGCCCTTTACGAAGCAATAGTAGCTGGAAAAGTGGCCGGTGCAGCCTTAGATGTTTTTGAGGAAGAGCCCGCGACAGACTTAAAGTTATTAGAATTACAACAGGTTATTGCAACCCCACACCTTGGAGCGAGCACGGTAGAGGCACAAGAAAACGTTGCAATTGACGTTAGTAAAGATGTAATCAACATTTTACAAGGGGGACCCGCCCAAAATCCAGTTAATTTGCCTTCCGTGTCACCAGAAGTGATGAAGGAAATTGAACCATACTTCGATTTGTCAGAAAAAATCGGTGCATTTATTTCCCGACTAGCAAATGAATTTATTGAAGAAATTAGCATTTACTATTCCGGCTCATTAACAGAAGTGAATGTAACCCCCTTAACAAGAAATACGATTAAAGGGATTCTGCAGCGACACCTTGGAAATCACGTGAATTCCGTCAATGCCATTTACTTCGCCAATAAAAAAGGAATGACCGTGAACGAACATAAAACAACCCAAACAAAAGGGTTTACCAACTTAATTACGGTTGAGGTGAAAACCGAAACGGGAGAAAAACGGGTCGCAGGAACAGTCCTAAATGGTTTAGGACCGAGAATTGTGAAGGTAGATGATTATACTGTTGACGTAACACCTGTTGGACATATGGTACTCATTCGACATAAAGACCAGCCGGGCGCCATCGGCCGGGTTGGTACATTATTAGCGCAATATGATGTCAATATTGCGACAATGCAAGTAGGAAGATCCAATATTGGTGGGGATGCGATTATGATGTTATCTGTCGACAAAGCTGTAGACCATTCCCATTTAAACGCAATATTAGAACTATCTGACATATATGAAGCAAAAGCAATCCAACTGTAA
- a CDS encoding pyridoxal-phosphate-dependent aminotransferase family protein has product MLRDQHILRIPGPTPIPPSVQRAMNQPMIGHRGNESKQLIERIKPKLKPIFGTNQDVLLISGSGTAGLETAVVNTVSTNDEVLVIVTGAFGDRFVKICNTYGLQTHVLEVPWGEAVKPEQVEQFLRSHPNLKGVFATFCETSTGVLNPIEQIGKIVREQSNALFIVDGVSAVGGAKVEMDNWSIDVLVTGSQKAFMLPAGLTMVSVSERGWDVIHQNKQPRFYFDLTSYQKKLEDDSTPFTPALSLLFGLEQVLTLMEEEGVENVFKRHQMMKDMTRSAVHALGIPLLTSDEDASPTVTSIKPDDFSAEDLRKAVKEDFNLTLAGGQQHLKGKIFRVGHMGYCSPADVLQYIGLLEIGLTKIGKEVPLGAGVAAAQNVYVNREGKHVL; this is encoded by the coding sequence ATGTTACGAGATCAACACATTTTACGCATTCCAGGTCCAACACCTATTCCACCGTCCGTACAACGAGCAATGAACCAGCCTATGATAGGGCACCGTGGCAACGAAAGCAAACAATTAATTGAACGCATTAAACCGAAACTAAAACCGATTTTCGGTACAAATCAAGATGTTCTACTCATTAGCGGAAGTGGTACAGCAGGTTTAGAAACAGCTGTTGTAAATACGGTGTCTACTAATGACGAAGTATTGGTAATTGTGACAGGTGCTTTCGGGGACCGTTTCGTTAAAATTTGTAACACCTATGGATTACAAACTCATGTATTGGAAGTTCCGTGGGGAGAAGCAGTAAAACCTGAACAAGTTGAACAGTTTTTGCGGAGCCACCCTAATCTTAAGGGCGTGTTTGCAACGTTTTGTGAAACATCAACTGGTGTGTTAAATCCGATTGAACAAATTGGAAAGATTGTTAGAGAACAATCGAACGCATTATTTATTGTTGATGGTGTTTCTGCTGTTGGTGGTGCGAAGGTTGAAATGGATAATTGGTCGATTGATGTTCTCGTTACTGGGTCCCAAAAAGCGTTTATGCTGCCTGCTGGATTAACGATGGTAAGTGTGAGTGAACGTGGGTGGGATGTGATTCATCAAAATAAACAGCCTAGATTTTATTTTGACTTAACATCGTATCAAAAGAAGCTGGAAGATGATTCAACACCGTTTACCCCTGCTCTCTCCTTGCTGTTTGGACTAGAGCAAGTTCTCACATTAATGGAGGAAGAAGGAGTAGAAAACGTCTTCAAACGACATCAAATGATGAAGGATATGACGAGAAGTGCTGTTCACGCATTAGGCATCCCATTGCTAACGTCGGACGAAGATGCATCTCCGACAGTTACGTCAATAAAACCGGATGATTTTTCGGCGGAAGACTTACGTAAAGCGGTAAAGGAAGACTTTAATTTAACATTAGCAGGTGGACAACAACATCTGAAAGGGAAAATCTTCAGGGTTGGCCATATGGGCTATTGCTCCCCTGCTGATGTCTTACAATATATTGGTTTATTAGAAATTGGTCTCACCAAAATCGGAAAAGAAGTACCACTAGGTGCTGGTGTAGCAGCAGCACAAAACGTTTATGTGAATAGGGAGGGTAAACATGTCTTATAA
- a CDS encoding ABC-ATPase domain-containing protein, which produces MRKLQTHLRNIDGKGYKGYKSIQGKYQFPNFDLNIDYVQGDPFASPSKIRIVVNDKQKEIRSEWKDEAQRKVYTEDLIARYVAKAIHKTTINVKGTGKSGLVAIDAPGQEVLDRSAVMIDEQKTTICLSIGLPANGRRINGREAEKLFFTIIPKVMEESIFSIPDQEFVRVVQLADQHEAIRHKMKENGWISFIADGSILPRESGISNRPMKNAVPFQSPEENKVSIDLPHRDEPLTGMALKQGIVLIVGGGYHGKSTLLNAIERGVYHHIHGDGREYVLTDPHAVKVRAEDGRSVTTVNISPFINNLPHGADTERFSTENASGSTSQAANVMEALEAGATTLLIDEDTSATNFMIRDQRMQQLVVKEKEPITPFIDKVKQMRDQLNVSTILVMGGSGAYFDVADDIIMLDEYIPSNVTDKGKAIAESVPYVRSDEGGEQFGSIPNRRFLPPSINSRKGKKEKIQAKGLHTILMGRTEITLEGVEQLVDGSQTRMLAQILSYLEKEQWLQKHDSLNDLLNKIEHQWTEKGIAAFSPNPDEHPGDIAKPRRFEIAATLNRIRIAKVKS; this is translated from the coding sequence ATGCGCAAGCTTCAAACACATCTAAGAAATATAGACGGAAAAGGTTATAAAGGGTATAAATCAATCCAAGGAAAATATCAATTTCCCAACTTTGATTTGAACATTGACTATGTTCAAGGAGACCCGTTTGCCTCTCCATCCAAAATACGGATTGTCGTAAATGACAAACAAAAAGAGATTCGTTCGGAGTGGAAAGACGAAGCCCAACGAAAAGTGTATACGGAAGATTTAATTGCCCGTTACGTAGCGAAGGCGATTCATAAAACGACTATTAATGTAAAAGGAACAGGGAAAAGTGGCCTTGTTGCAATCGATGCACCTGGTCAAGAAGTTCTTGACCGCTCTGCAGTTATGATTGATGAACAAAAGACGACAATATGTCTTTCCATCGGCCTGCCAGCGAACGGACGGCGTATTAATGGTAGGGAAGCGGAGAAGCTCTTCTTTACTATTATTCCAAAGGTAATGGAAGAGTCAATTTTCTCTATCCCTGATCAAGAGTTTGTTCGTGTTGTCCAGCTTGCTGATCAACATGAAGCAATACGTCATAAAATGAAGGAAAATGGTTGGATTTCATTTATTGCCGATGGATCAATCTTGCCTCGTGAAAGTGGCATTAGTAATCGCCCAATGAAAAATGCCGTTCCGTTTCAAAGCCCAGAAGAGAATAAAGTATCCATTGATCTTCCTCACCGAGACGAACCTCTTACAGGTATGGCATTGAAACAAGGGATTGTTCTGATTGTTGGTGGAGGCTATCACGGAAAAAGTACGTTATTAAATGCGATTGAACGAGGCGTCTATCACCATATACATGGAGATGGCCGTGAGTACGTATTAACTGATCCACACGCCGTAAAAGTAAGGGCGGAGGATGGAAGAAGTGTTACGACTGTTAATATTTCTCCGTTCATTAACAATTTACCCCACGGAGCAGATACGGAGCGGTTTAGTACGGAAAACGCTAGCGGAAGTACGTCACAGGCAGCGAATGTGATGGAAGCATTGGAAGCAGGTGCAACGACGCTTTTAATTGATGAAGATACGAGCGCAACGAATTTTATGATTCGGGACCAACGTATGCAACAACTTGTTGTGAAAGAGAAGGAACCGATTACCCCTTTTATTGATAAAGTAAAACAAATGCGTGATCAGCTTAATGTCTCTACGATATTAGTAATGGGCGGTTCAGGTGCATACTTTGATGTTGCAGATGATATTATCATGTTGGATGAATATATTCCTTCCAATGTTACGGACAAAGGAAAAGCGATTGCCGAATCCGTACCGTATGTTCGTAGTGATGAGGGAGGGGAACAGTTCGGTTCCATTCCGAACCGCCGATTTTTACCGCCTAGCATAAATAGCCGTAAAGGGAAAAAAGAAAAGATACAGGCGAAAGGGTTGCATACCATTTTAATGGGGAGAACCGAAATTACGTTAGAGGGTGTCGAACAGCTAGTAGATGGATCACAGACGAGAATGCTTGCCCAAATCTTGTCTTATCTAGAGAAGGAACAGTGGTTACAAAAACATGATTCGTTAAATGATCTGCTCAATAAAATTGAACATCAATGGACCGAAAAAGGGATTGCTGCATTCTCTCCTAACCCGGACGAGCATCCAGGAGATATTGCGAAACCAAGGAGATTTGAAATAGCAGCAACCTTGAACCGTATCCGCATTGCAAAGGTGAAAAGCTAA
- the queG gene encoding tRNA epoxyqueuosine(34) reductase QueG — MNQSLKEEIIQYSKEIGIDKIGFASADVFETLKDRLLTQQELGYQSGFEKGTVEERTTPERLLPRAKSIISIAMAYPSKMKDAPRSTKGERRGLFARASWGTDYHHILRERLNKLADFIQQKYPEATVKSMVDTGELSDRAVAERAGIGFSGKNSAIITPEFGSYVYLGEMITNIPFEPDQPLEEDCGDCNICVDACPTGALVQGGQLNAQRCIAFLTQTKGFLPDEFRDKLGNRVYGCDTCQLVCPKNKGKDFHFHEEMEPDPEVVKPKLKPMLTMSNREFKEKFGYISGSWRGKKPIQRNAILALAHYKDETAIDDLIYVMENDPRPVIRGTAAWALGKIGGDQAEEALEKAISKEKDEEVIEEMKKGLAFFASV; from the coding sequence ATGAATCAGTCTCTAAAAGAAGAAATTATTCAATATAGTAAAGAGATTGGCATTGATAAAATTGGTTTTGCATCTGCTGACGTGTTTGAGACGTTAAAGGACCGTTTGTTAACTCAGCAAGAGTTAGGATACCAGTCAGGCTTTGAAAAAGGTACCGTAGAAGAACGTACAACGCCGGAGAGGTTATTGCCAAGGGCAAAATCAATTATTTCAATTGCGATGGCATATCCCTCCAAAATGAAGGATGCTCCCAGAAGTACAAAGGGAGAGCGTCGTGGCTTATTTGCCCGTGCATCCTGGGGGACGGATTATCACCATATTTTGCGTGAACGATTAAATAAATTAGCTGATTTTATTCAGCAAAAGTATCCCGAGGCAACGGTAAAGTCGATGGTTGATACAGGAGAACTATCTGATCGTGCTGTTGCAGAACGAGCAGGGATTGGGTTTAGCGGGAAAAACAGTGCGATTATTACACCGGAATTTGGTTCCTACGTTTATTTAGGAGAAATGATTACGAACATTCCGTTTGAACCTGATCAACCCCTTGAGGAAGATTGTGGTGACTGCAACATTTGTGTGGATGCATGTCCTACTGGAGCTCTTGTGCAAGGTGGACAATTAAATGCTCAACGTTGTATTGCTTTTTTAACACAAACAAAGGGTTTCTTACCTGATGAATTCCGTGATAAATTAGGAAACCGCGTTTATGGTTGTGATACGTGTCAGCTCGTTTGTCCGAAAAATAAAGGGAAAGACTTTCACTTCCATGAAGAAATGGAGCCAGACCCTGAAGTCGTCAAGCCGAAGCTAAAGCCAATGCTGACAATGTCAAATCGTGAATTTAAGGAGAAATTCGGTTACATTTCTGGATCTTGGCGTGGAAAAAAACCAATACAAAGAAATGCTATATTAGCTCTCGCCCATTATAAAGATGAAACGGCAATCGATGATTTGATCTACGTCATGGAGAATGATCCACGACCTGTTATTCGTGGCACAGCTGCATGGGCGTTAGGGAAAATTGGTGGTGACCAAGCTGAAGAAGCGCTTGAAAAGGCGATTTCAAAGGAAAAAGATGAAGAAGTAATAGAAGAAATGAAGAAAGGGCTCGCCTTCTTTGCAAGTGTTTAG
- a CDS encoding methylated-DNA--[protein]-cysteine S-methyltransferase encodes MTHSLLFVDAIETPIGPLTIVVSDEKVCFINYGSLDQTRPLVKRWAKAHLLGERLLREENSILQMAKQQLHEYFQKERTSFNLPYALHGTTFQRKVWEALQTVPYGETCSYKDIAIKIQSPKAVRAVGGAVNRNPLAIIIPCHRVIGSNGALVGYNGGLDKKKTLLKLEDVQQFIKSS; translated from the coding sequence GTGACACATTCCCTCTTATTTGTGGATGCAATTGAAACTCCAATAGGACCACTTACTATTGTTGTGAGTGACGAGAAAGTTTGCTTCATTAATTATGGCTCCTTAGACCAAACTCGACCATTGGTAAAAAGATGGGCTAAAGCTCATTTATTAGGAGAACGATTGCTTCGGGAAGAAAACTCGATACTCCAGATGGCGAAACAGCAGTTACATGAGTACTTTCAAAAAGAACGAACATCTTTCAATCTTCCATATGCACTACATGGAACAACATTTCAACGAAAAGTATGGGAAGCATTGCAAACTGTTCCATACGGAGAAACGTGTTCCTATAAAGACATAGCAATTAAAATCCAATCTCCAAAGGCCGTTCGAGCAGTAGGTGGTGCCGTAAATCGAAATCCACTTGCTATCATAATTCCATGTCATCGAGTGATTGGAAGTAACGGTGCGTTAGTAGGGTATAACGGTGGCTTGGATAAGAAAAAAACTTTATTAAAGTTAGAAGATGTTCAACAATTTATTAAAAGTTCGTAG
- a CDS encoding amidase domain-containing protein: MKNEANEALKKEWIAALIKSVKNMDWWERKQKAFANRGVKVLRANGDGQIYRDLVPNERTNVIEYGIHFSFLLRQNDHVFMEEQLVHLSARFEENKLVEHSVVSNNVNQGREGQFTPERSHNEEFHSRSFEYDRRKAVQYAERWWNDFNPKYYQFEKDCTNYVSQCLHAGGAPMWGFPSRSKGWWIRGDNWSYSWSVAHSFRWYLSSSDKGLMAQEVTDAKDLLPGDVICYDFEGDGNWNHTAIVVAKDGRGEPLVNAHSDNSRNRHWSYEDSYAWTTKTSYKFFKIKG; this comes from the coding sequence ATGAAAAATGAAGCGAATGAAGCGTTGAAAAAAGAATGGATTGCAGCACTGATTAAGTCTGTTAAAAATATGGATTGGTGGGAGCGAAAGCAGAAGGCTTTTGCCAATCGCGGTGTGAAAGTATTACGGGCAAACGGTGACGGACAAATTTATCGTGACTTAGTACCAAATGAACGTACCAATGTTATAGAGTACGGCATACACTTTTCATTTTTATTAAGACAAAATGATCACGTATTTATGGAGGAGCAATTAGTTCATTTATCAGCGCGGTTTGAAGAAAATAAGTTAGTTGAACACTCGGTTGTTTCGAATAATGTGAATCAAGGGAGGGAAGGCCAGTTTACCCCAGAACGCTCACATAACGAAGAGTTTCATAGTCGGTCATTCGAATACGATAGAAGAAAGGCTGTTCAATACGCGGAACGATGGTGGAACGATTTTAACCCTAAGTATTATCAGTTTGAGAAAGATTGTACGAATTATGTTTCCCAATGTTTGCACGCAGGTGGTGCACCGATGTGGGGGTTTCCGAGCCGATCGAAAGGATGGTGGATTCGGGGGGATAATTGGAGTTATAGCTGGTCGGTAGCCCATTCCTTCCGCTGGTATTTAAGTAGTTCTGATAAAGGGCTGATGGCACAAGAGGTAACAGATGCAAAGGATTTATTACCTGGTGATGTCATATGTTATGATTTTGAAGGAGACGGGAATTGGAACCATACAGCAATTGTTGTCGCAAAAGATGGGCGTGGTGAACCGTTAGTCAATGCCCATTCTGATAATAGTCGCAATCGTCATTGGAGTTATGAGGACTCTTATGCATGGACGACTAAAACATCATACAAGTTTTTCAAAATAAAAGGGTAA